Proteins co-encoded in one Quercus robur chromosome 8, dhQueRobu3.1, whole genome shotgun sequence genomic window:
- the LOC126696485 gene encoding probable fructokinase-7: MSIKEANILHYGSISLIEEPCRCAHLAAMDIAKKSGCLLSYDPNLRLPLWPSAEAARDGIMSIWNQSDITKISEEEITFLTGGDDPYDDDVVLKKLSHPNLKLLLEFKGRVGDVKVEAVDTTGAGDAFIAGILNILASYPNL, translated from the exons ATGTCAATTAAAGAG GCCAACATATTGCATTATGGATCGATTAGTTTGATTGAGGAACCTTGTAGGTGTGCTCATCTTGCTGCCATGGACATTGCTAAGAAGTCTGGTTGTCTCCTATCTTATGACCCAAATTTGAGGTTGCCACTTTGGCCATCTGCAGAGGCTGCTCGAGATGGTATTATGAGCATATGGAACCAATCTGACATTACTAAG ATAAGTGAGGAGGAAATCACATTCTTGACTGGAGGTGATGATCcttatgatgatgatgttgtgCTGAAGAAGCTTTCCCACCCCAATCTTAAGCTACTGCTC GAATTCAAGGGCAGGGTTGGTGATGTTAAGGTTGAAGCTGTTGACACAACTGGTGCGGGTGACGCTTTTATAGCTGGAATCTTGAACATTTTGGCTTCATATCCAAATCTTTAG